The DNA segment ACTTGGATGTCGGTGCCAAGACCGTCGAATCCACCGGCATGGAGTTTATCGTCCGCAGCAAAGGTTTTCTTGGCTCGGACAGAGGTGAAGAAGCCAATCAAAATCCTTTGAGTGAATCGCCCCGTGGCCCGCCTCAATCGACGAACCTTGACCCCGCTATCGTGGTTGAGGACATCGAGGATGCGGTCATCATCCAACGTGACGGTGTTGCTGTTCGTATCCGCGATGTCGCAAGGGTGCAGATCGGTCCCGATTTCCGTCGAGGTGCGTTGGACTACAACGGAGCCGAAGCGGTTGGTGGTGTGGTCGTAATGCGATATGGCGAAAATCCACGTGTCGTGATCGATCGAGTCAAAGCGAAGATCGCCGCGATCACTCCATCGCTCCAAGGGGTGAAGATTCACGGCGTTTATGATCGTAGTGGTCTGATCGATGAAACGATGGCCACACTAACGCACGCGTTGCGTGATGAGATCATTATCACGGCGATCATCATTCTGTTGTTCTTGTTGCACATCCGCAGCAGCTTTGTCGTCGCGGTTTGTTTGCCAGCAGCGGTGCTGATGTCGTTTATCGCGATGCGAGTGGTGGGCGTTGGAGCGAACATCATGTCGCTCGCTGGGATTGCGATCGCGATCGGAACAATGGTCGATATGGCGATTATTGTTTCCGAAAATATTTATCAGCACTTGTCGGACTGGGAGTCGAAGCGTGGAGGGAAAGAGTCGGGAGTGGGAGAGTCGGGGGTAAGGGAGCCAGGAGTTGGAGGGGGGGGTAAAGCAACAAATTTGGTGGATCCGAATGATGTTTCCACTTCCCGTTCACAGGTTGTTTACAACGCAACGGTTGAGGTCGCTCCGGCCGTTTTGACTGCGGTGGCCACGACGATCGTTAGTTTCTTGCCGGTCTTCTTTTTGACGGGGCGAGACTACAAGCTGTTTTCGCCATTGGCTTACACCAAAACGTTTGCGATTGCTGCGGCGATGATCGCCGCGGTCACGATTGTGCCAGCCTTGTGCCGATTGATGCTGCGGAGTTCCGTACGGCGGAAGCGGACCGCGTTGATCGCGGGAATCTCGTTGGCTGGATTGCTTGGATTCGCTTCGCATTTTATGTGGGGATCGCGACTCGCCGATCGTTTTGGAATCGAAACTTGGATCGTCACCCAGTTTGCCGCGGCGATTGGGTTTGTGGGAGGCTGGCAGCTGATGCGAGAGCGGATTCGCCCGATTGAAGAAATCCCTTCCAGCCGATTTGTGCGTTGGATTTATGCGGCTCGGCTGCGGCATGCGCTGAATCACAAAGCAGTCGCCCTGTCGTTTCCGCTGGTGCTGTTGGTGATCGGTGTGGGCGCTTATGTCGGAATGCCAACTGTGCTGCGTCCCGTCGAAAAACTCGCCAACGTCTTCGGAGCCGAACTGAATGACTTTCCTGGATATGTGGACGCGAAACATGTCTTCACCGGTTTGCAGAGCGATGACTGGATTGCTCTGGATGAAGGAAGCTGGTTCTACATGCCGACGCTCTACCCGGCAGCAAGTTTCTCGCAAGCGATGCAGATATTGCAGACGCAGGACGTGCTGATTGGCCAGATTCCCGAAGTCAAAGATGTGCTCGGCAAGATTGGTCGCGTCGAATCGGCACTCGACCCAGCTCCGGCGGCGATGATTGAAACCTACGTGATGTTGAAGCCCGAAAGTGAGTGGAGAGAGGGCGTTACCGCACGCGACGTGTGGGATGAAATCAACCGGGTCGCGACCTTGCCCGGCGTCACTCCCGCATCGGCTTTACAACCGATCGAAGGCCGAGTCGTGATGTTGCAATCGGGCATCAAGGCTCCGATGGCCATTCGTATCTACGGTGACAAACTGGATGCGCTTGCCGATGCGGCGATGGATGTCGCAACGGAATTAAGGAAATCGCCACTGATCAATGCTGGTACGGTCAATCCCGATATCGTGCTGGGAAAACCGTACGTTGAATTCACTGTCGATCGTGAGGCCGCCTCACGTTACGGGATGAATGCTTCGATGGTCAACCAAGTCATCGAAACGGCGCTCGGTGGAATGAATTTGATCAAGACCGTCGAAGGCCGCGAAAGGTATCCGGTACGGCTTCGATACAGTCGTGACCTGCGGGAACAGATCGATGGGCTGAAACGCCTACCAGTGGTCACGCAATCGGGGGCCGTTGTCCCATTGGAAGAACTTGCCAAGCTGGAAACGACCTGGGGCCCCGGAGCGATCAATAGCGAGAACGGTCGGCTGGTCGCACACGTCGCCTTCATGACCAGTGGTCTGAAAGGGGATTTGGAATCTGTCGCAGCAATCGAAGAGCAATTGCGTGTGGCGCAGCTAGGAAGTGGCCGAGAAAACCAAACCGGAGCCGAAAAAAAATCACGCACTCCCCTGCTCCGCGACGCCTCGATGCCTGTCTCCCCTACTCTGGACCTGCCGGCTGGATATTCGCTCGAGGCGGTAGGAAGTTTCCGCAATCAAATCGAAGCAAACCGGCGACTGATGTGGATCATTCCTGTAGTTATCTGTATCAACTTGTTATTGATCTACCTCGAGTTTCGCAACTTCTCCATTTCGTTGGCAGTCTTCTCTGGGATCCCCGTTGCCTTCGCCGGTGGCATGATCGCGGTTGCGACGATGGATGTCGAATTAAACACGGCGGTTTGGGTTGGCTTCATTGCGTTGTTTGGGTTGGCGGTCGACGACGGCGTGGTGATGGCAACGTACATCCATCAGTTACTAAAAAAGCGGAAGATAGAAACGATCGAAGATATTCGCAGTACGGTCTACGAAGCGGGCTTAAAACGCATTCGTCCCTGCATGATGACAACCGTCACGACGCTAGCAGCATTGGTTCCCGTATTGCTCGCAACAGGACGCGGAGCCGATGTGGCGCGAGCAATGGCCATCCCGGTGTTCGGAGGCATGCTGGCCGAACCATTTACCTCCTTCATAGTACCAACCCTCTACAGCGGTTACCTAGAACTGAAAATGCGCTTCGGATTCCAAGATGAACTTTTCGAAAAAAACAATGAAGGAGTGAAGGAGTGAAGGAGTGAAGGAGTGAAGGAGTGAAGGAGAATTGCTGGGAACGGTGCGATCGTGTGCGTGGTCGACTCCCGACTCCCGACTCCCGACTCCCAACTCCCAACTCCTTGTCTCCTTGTCTCCTTGTCTTGTGAAGAATTCTTGTGCTGATGCATCTAACGTACTGTCCATTACCTTGAAAGGAAGTTCTCTTATGAAACGTTTACTTGTTGCTACTGCTTGTTTGTTTGCGATGTTTGCTTCGACGAGTGTTGCTCAGACTTTGCAGTCGCGGTCCGGGCACGCTGTTCAGAATGATGAAGCGTCGGCTCTAGAGGCGGCACGCGTTGGGGCACGTGGAGGCAGTTTGAAGCAGGTTGGTGACTTGCAGATCGAAACGATTGTTTCTCAAGGGGGGCTGCAGATGTTCGTCTATGACGGGGCGGGCCAGCAGATTGCCGTTGATAAGGGACGTGGAGCCGTTTCGGTTCGCGTCGAGGGGAACGCGAAACGCTATCGCTACGATTTGCTTCCTGACGGTAAAGGAGCATTGACGGCGCCGGTGAATCTGTCGCAGGTCGCCGGTCGGCAAATCGATGTCGCCGTCCAGTTGGTTGGCCTGGATGCTTTCCACGGTTCGATTGTCGATTTCAATGAGGTCGCAACCGTTCCGGTTAGCGAACAACAATTGGTTGCAGCTGCGATTGCGAGGCAAAAGATCTGTCCTGTCAGTGGAAAACCACTCGGCAGTATGGGCGATCCGCTCGCGCTGGATGTAAATGGGCAGAAACTATTCGTCTGCTGTGCCGGATGTGTTAACGCTGTTCATTCCGATCCCACCAAGTATGCTGCCGGTCGCCCGCAAATCACGGTCTCGACTGCGACGCAAGACGATGCCGCCGCAATCGCTGCCCAAAAAGTTTGTCCCGTCATGGATGAACCGCTTGGCGGAATGGGGACTCCCGTGAAGATGATGGTTGGCGAAAAAACCATTTTTCTTTGCTGCAAAGGATGTATTAAGAAAGTGCAAGCCGAGCCCGCAAAGTACGTGGCAATGCTGTATGGAAGTCAAGAAAAGAGTGAAGGAGTTGGGGGTGAAGGAGCAATGGTGCCAGCAGGTACCGAGCAGGTTCGTGAAGGCATCTTCAAAGTCAACGCGTTCGATGCCCCATTCATCGCCGCACAAAAGAAGTGCCCCGTGATGGACGAGCCTCTAGAGGCAATGGGCGGCCCCTACAAAGTGAACGCCGCTGGCAAAGCAATCTATATCTGCTGCCCCGGATGTGCCAAGAAAATCGCCGCGGACCCGGAGCGGTATGTAGCCGCCCTAAAGTCTCAAGGCGTGGAAGCACCGGTGATTGAGTGAAGGGGGCAGGGAGACAAGGAGACAAGGAGACAAGGAGACAAGGAGTGAAGGAGTGAAGGAGTGAAGGAGTGAAGGAGTGAAGGAGTGAAGGAGTGAAGGAGTGAAGGAGTGAAGGAGTGAAGGAGTGAAGGAGTGAAGGAGTGAAGGAGTGAAAATAAGTTGCTGGGAACGGTTTGATTGTGAGCGTGGTCGACTCCCTGCT comes from the Roseimaritima multifibrata genome and includes:
- a CDS encoding efflux RND transporter permease subunit; this encodes MLNLLIRFCVKEPWLVVMVAIALSVAGWFSFRAIPIDAIPNIGENQVIVLTPWPGRSPKDIEDQVTYPLSVSLLAVPGAESVRGKSMFGYSFVQVTFKDDIDFYWARSRVSEQLGSAASQLPEGVVPQLGPDATGLGQVYYYTLQPPEEGMGLAELRSLQDFVVKYELQAVEGVSEVASIGGYVRQYQIEVDPDKLRFHEISLAKLALAIDGSNLDVGAKTVESTGMEFIVRSKGFLGSDRGEEANQNPLSESPRGPPQSTNLDPAIVVEDIEDAVIIQRDGVAVRIRDVARVQIGPDFRRGALDYNGAEAVGGVVVMRYGENPRVVIDRVKAKIAAITPSLQGVKIHGVYDRSGLIDETMATLTHALRDEIIITAIIILLFLLHIRSSFVVAVCLPAAVLMSFIAMRVVGVGANIMSLAGIAIAIGTMVDMAIIVSENIYQHLSDWESKRGGKESGVGESGVREPGVGGGGKATNLVDPNDVSTSRSQVVYNATVEVAPAVLTAVATTIVSFLPVFFLTGRDYKLFSPLAYTKTFAIAAAMIAAVTIVPALCRLMLRSSVRRKRTALIAGISLAGLLGFASHFMWGSRLADRFGIETWIVTQFAAAIGFVGGWQLMRERIRPIEEIPSSRFVRWIYAARLRHALNHKAVALSFPLVLLVIGVGAYVGMPTVLRPVEKLANVFGAELNDFPGYVDAKHVFTGLQSDDWIALDEGSWFYMPTLYPAASFSQAMQILQTQDVLIGQIPEVKDVLGKIGRVESALDPAPAAMIETYVMLKPESEWREGVTARDVWDEINRVATLPGVTPASALQPIEGRVVMLQSGIKAPMAIRIYGDKLDALADAAMDVATELRKSPLINAGTVNPDIVLGKPYVEFTVDREAASRYGMNASMVNQVIETALGGMNLIKTVEGRERYPVRLRYSRDLREQIDGLKRLPVVTQSGAVVPLEELAKLETTWGPGAINSENGRLVAHVAFMTSGLKGDLESVAAIEEQLRVAQLGSGRENQTGAEKKSRTPLLRDASMPVSPTLDLPAGYSLEAVGSFRNQIEANRRLMWIIPVVICINLLLIYLEFRNFSISLAVFSGIPVAFAGGMIAVATMDVELNTAVWVGFIALFGLAVDDGVVMATYIHQLLKKRKIETIEDIRSTVYEAGLKRIRPCMMTTVTTLAALVPVLLATGRGADVARAMAIPVFGGMLAEPFTSFIVPTLYSGYLELKMRFGFQDELFEKNNEGVKE